A portion of the Cervus elaphus chromosome X, mCerEla1.1, whole genome shotgun sequence genome contains these proteins:
- the LOC122690055 gene encoding heterogeneous nuclear ribonucleoprotein D-like: MEDMNEYSNIEEFAEGSKINASKNQQDDGKMFIGGLSWDTSKKDLTEYLSRFGEVVDCTIKTDPVTGRSRGFGFVLFKDAASVDKVLELKEHKLDGKLIDPKQAKALKGKEPPKKVFVGGLSPDTSEEQIKEYFGAFGEIENIELPMDTKTNERRGFCFITYTDEEPVKKLLESRYHQIGSGKCEIKVAQPKEVYRQQQQQQKGGRGAAAGGRGGTRGRGRGQGQNWNQGFNNYYDQGYGNYNSAYGGDQNYSGYGGYDYTGYNYGNYEYGQGYADYSGQQSTYGKASRGGGNHQNNYQPY, from the coding sequence ATGGAAGACATGAACGAGTACAGCAACATAGAGGAATTCGCAGAGGGATCCAAGATCAACGCGAGCAAGAACCAGCAGGATGACGGTAAAATGTTTATTGGAGGCTTGAGCTGGGATACAAGCAAGAAAGATCTGACTGAATATTTGTCTCGATTTGGGGAAGTTGTGGACTGCACGATTAAAACAGATCCTGTTACTGGAAGATCACGAGGATTTGGATTTGTGCTTTTCAAGGATGCTGCTAGTGTTGATAAGGTTTTGGAACTGAAAGAACACAAACTGGATGGCAAATTGATAGACCCCAAACAGGCCAAAGCTTTAAAGGGGAAGGAACCCCCAAAAAAGGTTTTCGTGGGTGGATTGAGCCCAGATACTTCGGAGgaacaaattaaagaatattttggaGCCTTTGGAGAGATTGAAAATATTGAACTTCctatggatacaaaaacaaatgaaagaagagGATTTTGCTTTATTACATATACAGACGAGGAGCCAGTAAAGAAATTGTTAGAAAGCAGATACCATCAAATTGGTTCTGGGAAGTGTGAAATCAAAGTTGCACAACCCAAAGAGGTATATAgacagcaacagcaacaacagaaggGAGGAAGAGGTGCTGCAGCTGGTGGGCGAGGAGGTACTAGGGGTCGTGGCCGAGGTCAGGGCCAAAACTGGAACCAAGGATTTAATAACTATTATGATCAAGGATATGGAAATTACAATAGTGCCTATGGTGGTGATCAAAACTATAGTGGCTATGGCGGCTATGATTATACTGGGTATAACTATGGGAACTATGAATATGGACAGGGATATGCAGACTACAGTGGCCAACAGAGCACTTATGGCAAGGCATCTCGAGGGGGTGGCAATCACCAAAATAATTACCAGCCATATTAA